aagagaagaattttattttcctgctaaggcatcgcctagcagaggagcagagtggaggaggagaattaaattttatttttcctactaagacatcgcctagtagaggagcagagtggagtagagacaaaatattattttcctgctatggcgtcgcctaacagaggagttagatggtggaggtgttgaatttttattttcctgctaatgcatcgcctagtagaggagttagagggcgggggtgttgaatttttattttcctgctaaggcatcacctagcagaggagttagaggtggagatgttgaatttttattttcctgctaaagtatcacctagcagaggagttagaggtgGAGATAttgaattttcatttttatcacctagcagaggagttagagagtggatatgttgaatttttattttcctgctaaggtatcacctagcagaggagttagaggtggagatgttgagtttttattttcctgctaaggtatcacctagcagaggagttagaggtggagatgttgaatttttattttcttgctaaggtatcacctagtagaggagttagagggtggggatgtcgaatttttattttcctgctaaggtatcccCTCGCCCTCGCCAAGCTCGCCTTCTGCCACGCTCGCCGCGCCACGCTCGCCTGAGCTCCCTATGCCGCGTGCTCGCCTTCTGCCACGCTAGCCCGAGCTCCCTACGCCGCGTGCTCGCCTTCTGCCACGCTCGCCTCGGGCTCAGCACTTGTTCGTTCCTGCGGTCCTATCTTTCGAGTATTTTGCATTTGAATTTACTGCTTCTCACGAGTTTATCTTTGATGTTATTAAACCACCAGGGCTAATAAAATATCCAACTCTCCTTCTCTTCTACTAGACGATGTTCtaacaggaaaataaagattcaacaccTCCCCCCTCTAACTCCTCCGCTGGGTGagaccttagcaggaaaataaaaattttcttctacaTGCTGCTTCTCTACTAGGCGATttcttagtaggaaaataaaatttttcttctacacgctgcacctctactaggcgatgacATAGTaggataataaaattttatgcacctctactaggcgatgccttagtaggaaaataaaatttctcttccaccccaactctgcatctctgctaggcgatgccttagcaggaataattattttatgtttatttatgaataattatttttttgttgggcaaaaacttgtgtgagacgatctcacaggtcgtattttgtgagacggatctcatATTTGGgtaatcaatgaaaaaatattactttttttgctaaaagtattactttttatcgtgaatatcggtaggattgacccgtctcacagataaatattcgtgagatcgtcttacaagagacctactcatatattaatgattttttgtatacataatttaaaaatgatattaaatatgTATGTGCATAGTTTGTTTGTGGGATGAACGTACTATTGGTATCACCGTTTTCTAAATTGTTGAATGTTTACAAAAACAAATAACTACTTCAACTCAAAGTATTCTTCCAGCAATACTTTCTCGTTCTATAGTTTTTTCAAGTTACTAGTGCTTTACTTGTGCACTTCTCACCCACAATCTTTCTTAAGATTATTTTGTTACTTTTAAGTAAATCGTTCTTACAAGAAATAAATCGTAGTGCAAAAGAATGATATAAATTAGAGAGATCATGACAACATTGTTGGGGTTTTTCGGTGGTTAATAATTGTCGAAAATTGAAGGAAAAGAACAGAATTACATCAGTGAAGATTTCACGCGTTCGACACACGTTGTTAGGTGTGTTGACGTGAGGTGTTGGAGACACTCGAAAACAACACTTGTGTAAAGTGTTGGTTGAAGAGTTATTTATGGCTCCAAGTTTTGTCAATACAATCATTGCATCAAtgattttgttttgtttatttaggatgcaattTTACTTCCTTGACTTATTACGGAAGATCAGTTTTCGTAGTTTCACTAGCATTGATTTTGTAAACTATTTACAATTTTGTAGTGAATATTCTTCGGACCATGTAAATATAAACTAACCAAAATAAGAGACTTGTAGTAGGATATGCATTATGATAGAAAAATGATGgtacatataattaaaatatcaacACTTTGCATACTATCCATATAGTGAACAACACATTCACAGTTGTTTATTAACATGGATGGTAGGCTAATAACTAGCAACTGttaatattttcatgaattTGAAGATGATGATCCAGAGATTAATTCAAAAGGTTGAGTGATAAATGAGATACCTAGTTCGTTCGTTAAAGATTGTAATTGGACGCATGTTAAATGGGAGAAGAAAGGCCTTGAACGGTACTGAAATGTTGCGCAGATACTCTTGGTTATTTGTTGTATGCTTGGCTAGATATACCATctgatactcacggaaaatttagggtccgattccagcaagtgtcactagtccagacgcggGTTTCGAAAttatcctgagcctgaaatcacgaataagaccgttagaagggggccagaATGGGGtcccggcgtagcccctccgacgcttaagtcagagactgaggatataattGAATAatagctaagggtgctgctgaaaataatatagtgaatgatacgctcaaacctgatatttataggagaatacatgggccttTCATAGGCTCTCCACCTAGGCTAGGCTAGGGATGAGCCAGGAGTTTGGGCCTGATTTTGATGGGCCCATCCATGGAGTATCACCATCAAATACTCTTCTCTATGTTTTTGTTGTCCTCTCTCTTTTAACGTTTTGCTTTTGACATTTGTTATTCTAGGGGTGATCAAAAGCTGGAGGAAGGGTATAAACATCTAGATTGCTAGCTAAGCTAAATGAGATTGTAAGTGCATCAACTATGGTGTGCCCGAAAACCAGAGAGGAAAGTTGGAGTAGGTTGCAGAATATTACACACAGTGCTCACTTCGATTTAAATGTCAATGAAAACATACGAGCGGAAGGGATCATGACAGCGATTCAGTCTCATTGGACAAAGCTGAGAGGGATCACGAGAGGTATGATGATTTCACAGTACTTTCTAGATGTTGTCTCAGCCGTTTCGCCTATTTTGGATGTTGTCTTCTAGTAGAGTTCTTTAAAATACTTCTGGGTAAAATCTCCCAGCGGAATATCATGCatgataaatcaaaataataattactaTAGAGGATTCAATGCTTTCAAATGAATTGGAATCGAAAAATTCTTTAGATATCACAACTGATCACGATGCACCTTCATCGAATTTGAGTCGGATTTTGTATGATTTATCAGAGTTTATGGCACCAATACCCATCAAGCAAGTGAAAATTTTAAGTACGTTATATCATTGTGTCTAAAATAGTGTTGTGTATCATCGACACGGTTTGACTGCAAATGACACAGTTGAACTTTTTTCATAGATTACTTTCACAAAATCAAGATAAGAGAGTTCCGATGTTTCTCTTCTATTGTGCATCAACCCATTAAAGGATGCAATGTGTCGTGTATTATGAAGCCAAAAGGAAACACAAGAATTATAAGATAGAAATTAAATGTATTCTTAATCTTGACAGTGAAAGATTCAGTTTAGTTGCGACCTCTTCCAGTTTACTGACTGGAAGAGGGAAACAAACAATGTTCCGAACTAAATGCTAGAGAGTTCAAGATTCATGGAGACATGCCTGATGCACGGTTTCGAATTCGACTTGAACGTCTGGCAGGAGTAACTTTGACATGGTCTTCTTCCGCTTTCTTACTTCCTTTTCAATTAACAAGGGTATCATCCAACAATAGTATTAGGTTTATCTTTTCTAGGTGCAGTAAaattagttaaaaaaaaaagggattTGTTTCTACAAATGGAAATATGGAACTGTGTCAACCATGAAAATGGTTGCCTCCGCACTCCTGCGCCTATCGTGAAAGTCTTGGTTCCCATTTCACTCGATCTAACTGTTTTCTACAAGACCGGAAAATACTTGACAGAAAGAGATGCAAGAAGAACAGATGAAAGGTATGAAAGACAATACCACATTTGTAATCTTGTTTTCACCAGCAGAGCTTCCATATGAATTGGAATTCGTTGTAGAAATCTCCAACACAGGTAGCCGATTTGAAGCGGTAGCTGGTTGAATCAAGTGATTCATGTTTTCTGTGGATTGAAAATCATCTGATTCTTCCTGTTGTAGCCTCTAAAGGAACCGTTCACTTCTCCAACCTCAAGTTCTCCTATCAACTCGACTTTAGGTGCCTGGATTTGGAAGCTAAATTCTTCCGAGGCTTCATCCATCGATAGAGAGAACAAAGGTCTATCATAACATTCAACTTTCACCTCCATAACAGGAAATACGGTGGTAGCTGTTTCTTCCACTGCACATTCATGCGGCTCTCTCAAAGATTGAGATTTTTCGGAGGATGCGGTTCTTGCTTTGTTTGAACCAAAAATGAAAGCTAGTGATCCTAAGACTACGGATGCTAAAGAAATTCCAATAATAGCTGAAGCATTCTATCTTTTTATCTCAATTTCAACTTCATCATGTCCTATTTCATCAACTTAATGGACTAAATGACTAGATTTTTCATCTTCAAGCtctttcatatcagattttgCTGAAATTTCACTGTCCTGCGACTAATTAAAAGTATACTCTTTCTGCTCTAACTCATAGCCACCGAAATCTTCATTTTCATGGGTTCCTGGACccaagacttgttccaagattCCTATTTTAGACTCAACTTCAATTCCTACAACCTCAGTTTCCGAAGCTCCATCGATCTCATCGAAATTATCCTCATTAGGATGGAGGTTTTTCTTGTATGATTGAATCATTGTTGGGTCCGTCTGACCACGGTCGTTAGGGAGATACTGGGTAATGCTCAGGTAGCCCGTCGACCACCATGGTCGGCTGGCTCGGTACATAGGCCCTGGTTGCAATTTTCGTTTTAAACTTGGATGAAATTGTTACACTCCTTTTTGTCAATAGGATGGAGGCTTTTCttgtatgatttatttaataatatttttaatcaattaacatatcataaaatttcgatttcttattaaatattataattatatgattatcaaattttaaacattttttcatGCTCGATTATATTTTATGCATAGAGTAACCTATCTCATTTTTTAATACAACATGTTCAATTGATTGGGACTTAAAGAAGCACAATAGCCAAAAAAAACAACCATCTAGTTGTGCCTTTTAACCAGTAAAGTACTTCTAAGGGTGGAAAAGGTTTACAATTTCCAAAAAAAGAATCCATCATCATTCAAAAATCACTTGTAAAAGCTTACAATTTGTAATTCTAACACGATTTTAAATAAAGTAAAAATGGCAATTTTTTCGAGGTTGAAAAAGAAtggaaaaaataaagaaaaagctTGTGCTTTTAGTACTTTTTATTCAAAACAGAATTTAATACcactttgaaaaaaaaaattttaaaaaagataGTCAAGGGAGCTTTAAATTACGAATTAATTTATTTGACGGCACAAACGCCAAATTATAGATAACAATTAACGGAAAAGATCACCAACTTTTCGCGAAAATTAAGGTAGCAAAGCAAATACGGTGTTGGAAATGAATTATATTCTTTAAGTTAATGTAATATTAATACAACATTATTTAATGATTCactgtaaaattattttaaacaataACGTAGAATAATACAGAAATATTAATTTATGATGAAATTCCACAagattggtttttttttttaatatatataaagttTGGTTATAAATCGAAGTAAGACtttttttatacattttttttaccTTAGTAGATGTGTTGAGCAAAAATTCTTATACATTTGGATCACCAATTGATGAAAAGAAATGTAATTGATACCggtgaaatgatttttttattatatttttaataactaTTTAAAATGAGATAAAAAATATTCCttaaaatttatgatttttattataattttaaatattataagtgatatattcatttaaaaatccaaaaatataaattaaaatatgagtagatcttttgtgagacggtctcgcgaatctttatatgtgaggaAAGTCAaacataccgatattcacaataaaaattaatattttagcataaaaagtaatatttttctatggatgacctaaataagacatatgtctcacaaaatacgacccgtgaaaccgtgtTCAACCAGTTTTTGTCTTATAATAtcttattaattttataaattttggaAAGTTGATGAGATATGATATTTGTAAGtgagataataaaattattaaaatatgtttctataatttttttattaaataaaaatgaaatgttTTTGTAAATTGAGAGATACTTGTTTATTAACAACGTACCACGACCACAAAAGTATATATACCCCCCATTTCTAATTTTCATTGTTCATCTATAGCCATAGTAAAAAGcatgaaaagaaaatgttggAGAGAATGTCCGTAGAATTTCTGTAAATAGAATAAACCCATAATTTACTTCCtgtatgtatttttaaaagttctACGGATCTTTATTTATGAAATCCATGAAATTAATCAATTTTACTTATATTTAcgataataattaattattctgacataaaaaataataattttttataactgACCAAAATAGAATATTAGTCTCAAAATTCATTCGTGAGATTGTGTCACGCAAAAATTTTGTGCCCACTAAATGTTGATATATAAATTGAATAAGAAGAAACTTTAATTTCATATTTTGATGAACTTCTCTgtgaaccaaaaaaaaaaaaaaaagacattcATGTCATCTATGGGTCCACTGTGAATTTCATTTGCAAAGCACCAAAACAAGACACCTAAAGTTCAACATCTTCATGAACTTGAGAACAATTCCTATGCATCCTAACTCCACTAAAGCTACTTCTTGATGCCATTATTTCATTCAACGAAAGCCTCTTCTTTGGAATTGGCTCGGGCCTTTGTTTCGGGGCGCTATGGGACCGTAGCTTTGCCGTAAAAGATTGCGTGTTTGACATATAGTTAGGACAGTAGGAGTATGACCTGAAGAAGCCATCTCCACACACGCTCGTGGATGGAGTGATCGATTCGCCCAAGTTACCGAATCTTGGGGTGTTTTGAGCGGTAGCAAATTTGTAGTCCTCCGCAATGAACCTCCAATCGAATTCTTGACGATTGGGGATTGATAAATGAGCAGGAGTCGGGCATGGAAGAGGCGACGACATCCCTTGGTAGTAGTACTGGTCTTCAAAATACTCCGGAGCGTGCATTCTCCGCGAGGTAGATTTTGGCCTGAACGTATCGATTTCCACTATTTTCGGGCTGTCCTCATATGGATTGAGAGAAGGATCACAAGTAGCCGAAAACCTCTTGCTATGAAACTCATTCCTAGTCTCATCAAACCTTTCCTGTAAATTAAACAAAGAAGCCATTGTTATCAGGAATCCcagaatcataaaatatcaacaaaATCACAACGAATTCATTCTCACAATGGACTTCCGAGCTTGGTATCTGTGGTCGATATTTGCCGAACGACGGGCCCTTTGGGACCTGATAGCGGCCTGAGCCCGAATAAGAGCTTGCATGCTGTTTAGAGTTGCAACAGAGCGTTTCCTCACGAGGTAGCCTCTAACAAGAGCCTGCAACTTCACCAGTCCTCTTAAAGCTCTTAGCGCTTTCCGGGCCTTGCAAAACACCACATTTAGATcgtattaaaattaaattagcaCGAAGAACAGGGATGAATCCACCCTTCCCCATTAGAACAAAAGTTGGTAAGCATAGCAGAAGATTTGAACCCTTCTTCATTCAtgtaaatattttcaagaaaaaacaGTAAATCGGTTGCacaatttgtaaaaataaaagcaATTGAAACCAGTTCAGAGAAcagaaaattcaaatttgaaatttcaGATATGCAACAAACGGATAAACGCAGTGATTCCAATCATAATTAGTACGTGATCAATTGATAAATCCAACCAAAACAAATTACTAGATAACAAATAccaaattgaatttcgtccacTCAAGAGCCTGGAGAATTCAGAAAAGCCgtaaaaatatagaaaaaataattttaaaaatcccACTAACCAAATAACCTCTGAACACAGTCTGTATCTTCACAGCAGCCCATTTCTCCCTGCCACCGGCAAACGAAGCCATTCTACCTTGGCTGGTGAGCCGGATCACAGCCACCGCCGCCTGAGCGGCCGCAACCGCTGCATCAGCAGCCGCAGCCGTGGCGGCAGCCACAGCAATCGCATGCTTGTTCTGCTCTTTCTCCGCATCAGAAATGTAAGATCTCAGCCACGCCGTCGTGTCCGCGGGCTGAATATCCCCTTCTTTATTCGCAGGGATCTGGCCCGAATCTTTCACCGATTTGACAAAACCCCACCTCTTCTTCGAATTTTTCTCCGCGTTTTCcttgtccttcttcatcccgaACAGCCCTCTGAGCCACCTCGTAGCTTTTCCCATTCTCTCTCTTTTGGTTTTTGCTTAAAACGAGGTAATTTTGCAAAGATTTGAAGGCTTTTTACTGAGAAATGGTACAAATGAGAAGACACTTGGAATCTTCACATGTTGTAAGCAAAGGACGACTGGTGAGCGGGAGAGTGCGGAAGGACGCTTAAAATAAACGAAATTTCTTTttcgttattttttttattttttaaattcaatcACCGCGGGGTctttcattttgaaatttgtGACGTGGGACCCAATAAAAGAGAGAGCAGGCATCGTatgacagtctcacgaatctttatttgtgagacggatcaatcctatcgatattcacaataaaaagtaatactcttagtataaaaaataatattttttcatgaataaccaaaataagagatccgtttcacaaaataacacgagtcacacaagtttttgctagacaaactttatatttatatattttgaataaaacTAATATATCGAATAATgagattatattattatatcgTGTGATTTTGTGTTTAATATATATAAGAtttgataaattaaattttttattttgaattttttatgttataaaaatcgtcGTACAAATATGATTATATATGCATCATTACTCTTTTAATTTTGGTTAGTTTGTTTTTGAATTCACGGTTTAATCCActcatttgtaatttttttttcaattttagatATTTTGTTATTAGATTATTTATGTGACGTCATATAAGTCACTAATTTTCGATATCACTTCCATTTTTTGGCGCTACAATAACACTCcgatgaaaaattattaaaatagaaaaaaaaaagttacaaTTAGTGTAGTAAGATTGTAAATTGAGTGACAACATGACCAAAATAGAAAACGAACAAATTCAAAATTCGCTAATGATTTGTGTTCTATGTCATGCGTGATTGATGTTCCGTGGATTAAATGTCAACTATTTTGATTTCAAACTAATCAATTTAGCCATAAATACCgtaagtaatttttttaaaaaaaaattaattggaaaCAATATTTTGAGTAGATAGAACTAATCCATTCACACTTTActggattttaaaattttcaggtGAGAAAAAAACACTTGAAAATTCCAccaattttgagaattttattatGGTAAAAGTGAGTAATGTTACATGTACAACTAAATTTGTACAACAATTCTTctaatacaaaaaatttaatacaaAAAATCTATTTATCAACgtctcattttaaattaatgcaaaatctcacgatataataacaaaatctaacaatttaattgttgtaaatatcgTTGTATGATATTTTAGTTGTACCTTTAGAATTATTCATagtaaaaatcatatcatatcattaattatattttagatATATTACAAAATATTCTATAAATACGTATAAATCTAGTTATCAGATATTACAAAATTTCATATTATCCAGAACTCTACACCTATAAATAAATGATTCACAATCCTAATCAAGGTATGCTTTCATGTACAATTATTAACGTtagttttatatttttctctcaaatactAAACTTACTTTAGCGTGACGGTGACTTCGCCTTCGGGCGGTGTCATCTAACACATTTTCTTTGATAGACAGATATATATTTTTGGAACGGTTTGATCTCATCATAATTTGTTCGTGATCATGGATTCAAAGTATTTTATTGGGTTCGAATTTTTTAAATTCGCATCATAATTGTATGATTTAAAAGATGACTAATAAAACAGTGTATGTCACCCCTAATGATTTAGATTAAACCCTAAATAGCAGACAAAATCAGTGGAAATATTTGAATACAAAAGAGGGCAAATTCCATATACTCCCTTCCGCCATAGCCCAGAAATCAAggaaaagcaatataaaaaaaataaaaaaaatgaaataaaatgttCCTTAAAAGTTACTCCAGCCCAAAAACccttttcaaaattcaaaaaagtaGTCGATAAAATTGGTAAACAAAGTCTGCAAACTTTTTCTGGAGCAACGTGTGCTGAATATGACAAATACTCCTGCTTACTTCAACCCCCTGGCActctttttaaatttattttgcaactattcttttttttattaaacaaaaacttgtgtgagatgatctcacataTCATATTTCGTGAgacggatattttatttgggttatccatgaaaaaatattactttttatgctaagagtattaatttttattgtgaatatcggtagggttgacctgtctcacagataaagatttgtgagatcgtctcacaaaatacctaatctttttattattatctttattatttataatttataaaatatttagcacttcatatatatatatatatatatatatatatatagtcaaGACTTGTgagaataataaattttaaagatGGGTTTTGGATTTTCTGATACCTAATGATTTTCTTACAGATGCATTGGTACACTTTCCTCTGAGTCCATATTAAAAGCGACCTACCAATTCAATCGATTTTGGCCATTTATGgtgattttaacaaaataaattgaGGTGACGATTCTAttctttttcaacaagaaaaaaaaactataaaaaagctttgaaaaattgtaattttaatcatataatttaacttattttttgttttaatcaaaatttgtcgatgttttgtttttttccaataactagatttttttttcgtCTGAAGAACTAGATATTACTTATTTGACATTGATATTCTTCTATATTGGTCATACAGTGAGAATATATATaagctaaaataaaataaaacaacaagattttttcttctcattttgaaatattgagtctcgtcatgttttattttttccttGTGTTTTAAATCTAAACAATATTCGATGTTTTTTgtgattttgggtaaataaacaatatttcccgAACTCAAACCTATTTTATACTAGTATTATTAATCaacattaatattaatatcaagatattttaataatatttttttaaaaaaaataatcattactaaattaataataatgctACTATTATTTTTTGGGCGGTTTGGGAAGAAGATAATATCACATACCCGTACCGATCTATTTCGGAGATTTTAAAAAAGAACCTTGAACCCAAAtccgaacccgaaaaaatcaGAAATCTCTGTCCTTGTTTCCGGTTTCATGCTGGATTCCGAACCCTGAAAAAATTTGTCATCTCTAGACATATCAttgtctttttcttttttttttcttttttttaatatttcccAATATAATAACTGTATCAATGATTATATTCTAATTTCAactcattatttttaaaataaatagtaactctgttattaaaaaaaattaattatatttaatgtaacATAAATGCAATATATTCTTCATTGACATAAAATATATTGGTATTTTTCATTTCGGTTTTTTCATGATAATAAAAACCAAACTATTAACCAGTGAGTTCCCAACGTTAAATGCTTGTAAGAAAATCTTGAATGATTCGGTCCTCGCACTTTCATTGACTTTGGGTTTTGTTTTTTTCGATTTATCTCTGCCATTTTTGGTGCAGAAAATCTCTGGGCACAAGTTCATCAACAGAGTGACACTGTTTCTTTGATTGGAGTGACTTAGCAAATCTTGAAATTTGATCAAACACGATTCACTGCTGAAGCAATTTTGCGATTTACCAAATGTTTTGTGGCCGACTAATCTACCCAACTATttcgatttaaaatttttattgttgGTTTATAGTTCCGAACCATATTTTGATGTTTGGTAAATCATAAATGCTAAACAATAGTATTATATAGTTTTATTTGGTAGTTAgctataaatataatttgaacaTTTTATATCTTATCTTATAACAAAAAACcctatacatatacatatcttttttttcaaaattatgtagATTATTTGGAATCTTATAGACTCTGCGTATTTACTAAATTATAGTATAAGAAAAATATGAAGCCACTCTATATAATTGTGCACAttcttatatttaaataaaaatatattgtcAAAAATGTTGGACATTCATATATTAAATTAACAATGATTTGCTTgtaaaatcaaaaaaaaaaaaagttattcCACCAAATAGGCAAGCTTTTTGGTACGATATCTCTCTTGGGTTTACAACCAAATATTTGTACTCTTGCTGAGAGTCGACGTAGCAGAAGATGAGACTTAGAAAAAGGCTATAATCGGATCAGcatcgataaaaaaaattgtagacTAGATTAAGTTGCATGATGCATGCACTGAATACTGAAATATAAGTGAAATTCGTATAAAATTTTCGGCTTTTCA
This sequence is a window from Primulina tabacum isolate GXHZ01 chromosome 17, ASM2559414v2, whole genome shotgun sequence. Protein-coding genes within it:
- the LOC142531075 gene encoding protein IQ-domain 26-like produces the protein MGKATRWLRGLFGMKKDKENAEKNSKKRWGFVKSVKDSGQIPANKEGDIQPADTTAWLRSYISDAEKEQNKHAIAVAAATAAAADAAVAAAQAAVAVIRLTSQGRMASFAGGREKWAAVKIQTVFRGYLARKALRALRGLVKLQALVRGYLVRKRSVATLNSMQALIRAQAAIRSQRARRSANIDHRYQARKSIERFDETRNEFHSKRFSATCDPSLNPYEDSPKIVEIDTFRPKSTSRRMHAPEYFEDQYYYQGMSSPLPCPTPAHLSIPNRQEFDWRFIAEDYKFATAQNTPRFGNLGESITPSTSVCGDGFFRSYSYCPNYMSNTQSFTAKLRSHSAPKQRPEPIPKKRLSLNEIMASRSSFSGVRMHRNCSQVHEDVEL